The Streptomyces sp. NBC_01197 genome window below encodes:
- the purM gene encoding phosphoribosylformylglycinamidine cyclo-ligase, giving the protein MSAESSERAPHQAAGASYAAAGVDIEAGDRAVELMKEWVKKTQRPEVAGLGGLGGFAGLFDASALKRYERPLLASATDGVGTKVDLARKMGVYDTIGHDLVGMVVDDLVVCGAEPLFMTDYICVGKVFPERVAAIVKGIAEGCVLAGCALVGGETAEHPGLLGEDDFDVAGAGTGVVEADRLLGPERIREGDAVIAMASSGLHSNGYSLVRHVVFDRAGWTLDREIAEFGRTLGEELLEPTRIYSLDCLALTRTTEVHGFSHITGGGLANNLARVIPDHLHATVDRSTWTPGAVFDVVGRAGQVERLELEKTLNMGVGMMAVVPAESVDAALATFEDRGLDAWVAGEITGRGDHATGAELTGNYAK; this is encoded by the coding sequence ATGTCTGCTGAATCTTCCGAGCGCGCTCCGCACCAGGCCGCCGGTGCCAGCTACGCGGCTGCCGGCGTCGACATCGAAGCCGGTGACCGCGCCGTCGAGCTGATGAAGGAGTGGGTGAAGAAGACGCAGCGCCCGGAGGTCGCGGGCCTCGGCGGCCTCGGCGGATTCGCCGGCCTCTTCGACGCCTCGGCCCTGAAGCGGTACGAGCGGCCGCTCCTCGCCTCCGCCACCGACGGCGTCGGTACGAAGGTCGACCTCGCCCGCAAGATGGGCGTGTACGACACCATCGGCCACGACCTCGTGGGCATGGTCGTCGACGATCTGGTCGTCTGCGGTGCCGAGCCGCTCTTCATGACCGACTACATCTGCGTCGGCAAGGTCTTTCCCGAGCGGGTCGCCGCGATCGTGAAGGGCATCGCCGAAGGCTGTGTGCTCGCCGGCTGCGCGCTGGTCGGCGGCGAGACCGCCGAACACCCCGGACTCCTCGGCGAGGACGACTTCGACGTCGCGGGCGCCGGTACGGGTGTGGTCGAGGCGGACCGGCTGCTGGGCCCCGAGCGGATCCGCGAGGGTGACGCCGTCATCGCGATGGCCTCGTCCGGACTTCACTCGAACGGGTACTCGCTGGTGCGCCATGTCGTCTTCGACCGGGCCGGCTGGACGCTGGACCGGGAGATCGCGGAGTTCGGCAGGACGCTCGGCGAGGAGCTGCTGGAGCCGACCAGGATCTACTCGCTGGACTGTCTGGCGCTGACCCGCACGACCGAGGTGCACGGCTTCAGCCACATCACCGGCGGCGGCCTCGCCAACAACCTGGCCCGGGTGATCCCGGACCACCTGCACGCCACGGTGGACCGTTCGACCTGGACCCCGGGCGCGGTCTTCGACGTCGTCGGCAGGGCCGGACAGGTCGAGCGCCTGGAGCTTGAGAAGACGCTGAACATGGGGGTCGGCATGATGGCCGTCGTCCCGGCGGAGTCGGTGGACGCAGCGCTGGCGACCTTCGAGGACCGGGGTCTGGACGCCTGGGTCGCGGGAGAGATCACCGGCCGCGGCGATCACGCCACGGGCGCCGAGCTGACCGGGAACTACGCCAAGTAG
- a CDS encoding DUF3073 domain-containing protein, whose amino-acid sequence MGRGRAKAKQTKVARQLKYSSGGTDLSRLANELGASPTSQPPNAEPFEDDEEEDDPYAQYADRYNEDQDEDDESGPSSQRRGA is encoded by the coding sequence ATGGGGCGCGGCCGGGCAAAGGCCAAGCAGACGAAGGTCGCCCGCCAGCTGAAGTACAGCAGCGGCGGAACGGACCTGTCACGTCTGGCCAATGAGCTGGGCGCATCTCCTACGAGTCAGCCACCGAACGCGGAGCCGTTCGAGGACGACGAAGAGGAAGATGACCCGTACGCACAGTACGCGGATCGTTATAACGAGGATCAGGACGAGGACGACGAGTCCGGTCCTTCGTCTCAGCGCCGCGGCGCTTGA